In a genomic window of Helianthus annuus cultivar XRQ/B chromosome 10, HanXRQr2.0-SUNRISE, whole genome shotgun sequence:
- the LOC110886436 gene encoding dnaJ homolog subfamily B member 6 isoform X1 yields the protein MDVNGGKSNDFYEILGLKKECTEAELKNAYRKLAMRWHPDRCSASGNSKNVEEANKKFQAVQEAYSVLSDANRRLLYDVGIHDSDDDADDKDGMADFLSEMATMIRQNKSNENIETSFEELKDLFEEMFENDIKSADSFSETKSFTTCPTLFPSYDENISSTNKRGSSGMSTTAVEDHSTFKSSVQGFCLGTNNMEATKRTGCARERRGAKHGSKHKTSRNRISNRD from the exons ATGGATGTTAATGGAGGAAAAAGCAACGATTTTTATGAGATTTTGGGGTTGAAAAAAGAATGCACAGAAGCAGAACTCAAGAATGCATACAGAAAGCTTGCAATG AGATGGCATCCTGATAGATGTTCAGCCTCTGGTAATTCAAAGAATGTAGAAGAGGCAAACAAGAAGTTTCAGGCAGTACAAGAAGCATATTCTG TACTTTCCGATGCAAACAGAAGACTTCTTTACGACGTTGGAATTCATGACAGTGATGATGATGCCGACGACAAAGAT GGAATGGCTGATTTCTTGAGCGAAATGGCAACAATGATCAGGCAAAACAAATCCAAT GAAAACATCGAGACAAGTTTTGAAGAGCTAAAAGATTTGTTTGAAGAGATGTTTGAAAACGACATCAAGTCAGCCGATTCGTTTTCTGAAACAAAAAGCTTCACCACTTGCCCTACTTTGTTTCCAAGTTACGATGAAAACATTTCCTCTACTAACAAACGAGGTTCCTCGGGGATGTCAACCACCGCAGTTGAAGACCATTCAACTTTCAAATCAAGTGTACAAGGATTTTGCTTAGGG ACAAACAACATGGAAgccacaaaaagaacaggttgtgcTCGAGAAAGGCGAGGTGCTAAACATGGTTCCAAACACAAAACTAGTCGGAATAGGATCTCAAATCGCGATTGA
- the LOC110886436 gene encoding dnaJ homolog subfamily B member 6 isoform X2, with product MDVNGGKSNDFYEILGLKKECTEAELKNAYRKLAMRWHPDRCSASGNSKNVEEANKKFQAVQEAYSVLSDANRRLLYDVGIHDSDDDADDKDGMADFLSEMATMIRQNKSNENIETSFEELKDLFEEMFENDIKSADSFSETKSFTTCPTLFPSYDENISSTNKRGSSGMSTTAVEDHSTFKSSVQGFCLGTDKQHGSHKKNRLCSRKARC from the exons ATGGATGTTAATGGAGGAAAAAGCAACGATTTTTATGAGATTTTGGGGTTGAAAAAAGAATGCACAGAAGCAGAACTCAAGAATGCATACAGAAAGCTTGCAATG AGATGGCATCCTGATAGATGTTCAGCCTCTGGTAATTCAAAGAATGTAGAAGAGGCAAACAAGAAGTTTCAGGCAGTACAAGAAGCATATTCTG TACTTTCCGATGCAAACAGAAGACTTCTTTACGACGTTGGAATTCATGACAGTGATGATGATGCCGACGACAAAGAT GGAATGGCTGATTTCTTGAGCGAAATGGCAACAATGATCAGGCAAAACAAATCCAAT GAAAACATCGAGACAAGTTTTGAAGAGCTAAAAGATTTGTTTGAAGAGATGTTTGAAAACGACATCAAGTCAGCCGATTCGTTTTCTGAAACAAAAAGCTTCACCACTTGCCCTACTTTGTTTCCAAGTTACGATGAAAACATTTCCTCTACTAACAAACGAGGTTCCTCGGGGATGTCAACCACCGCAGTTGAAGACCATTCAACTTTCAAATCAAGTGTACAAGGATTTTGCTTAGGG ACAGACAAACAACATGGAAgccacaaaaagaacaggttgtgcTCGAGAAAGGCGAGGTGCTAA
- the LOC110886435 gene encoding uncharacterized protein LOC110886435 isoform X1 yields the protein MEFDTPLDYAAFQLSPKHSRCELFVSSNGNVEKLASGLVKPFVTHLKVVEEQVASSVQSIKLEVDKRKNADSWFTKGTLERFVRFVSTPEIVELVITVDAEMSQLEAARKIYSQGSSDSNLGDGRSSTAARADATKKELLRAFDVRLKAVKQDLDTACARAAAAGFNRDTVTDLQLFAERFGAARLNEACCKYLSLYERWPDLFKHSVKSSFGDRDQAAIRGSYSSDMSIDDESPSRTATSPAPTAASTSQPPSTTFPLRPTGKDEMVSDNQKINKEDDGSGGVEEPLAQTAPQPSSRRLSVQDRINLFENKQKEVGGSATGSGGKPPAAVAKPDLRRLSSDVSQSNASVLRRWSGASDMSIDLSGEKKEINSPKPPSNETPVEVQKSQSVEVNKSQPDLKAVGPEESVGSNQPTSTLEKTQSSSSLSKPEDDSLEVRLKPHTQVKPFQGGNQEDFEPDSKPMTLKAPSKRVGSGSKIQEAVAASQHRGLEIGSLRAQTRPSYSTETKEIDPKDYIPTEKQFGDSGSQKTKVQKNIPRDESRYVDEYSNSKTPTSGKFVVGSGSMPLEPNVDQVNKSRPLKGNQELNDELKLKANELEKLFAEHKLRAPKLPEEPVPEPKTELKPDDQNHRTPLQRSFSDASRGKFYNSYMKKRDERLKEQWGSNKAEKEARMKALQDSLEQSSAQMKTKLSWSTGTQDPVSSARRRAERLRSFNARSAIKRDQPLDFGQLEDDEDLSEFSELKLSSNGVSRGKKPLLNKSTSTSTPRTPVPRSSSKIASGSGKRRAQSENPLAQSVPNFSDLRKEDAKPYSVAGKATARSQMRNHTRRGSNDETPAVKEEKQGRPPVNLTPLKFEKEQSEGVYKKTFHKRNNSIGGKMKVPLVSKDYEEDDVENEFDDVINEGVYKKTFHKRNNSFGGKMKVPLVSKYEEDDVENEFDDVMETEASQDVVNESLSNSESGNGQTDPTLATEILAAQDLPGESPMSWNSQLHYPFSYTNETSDNDASVESWNLSSTESDVARMRKKWGSAQKNILLANSSSGVQSRKDMTKGFKRLLKFGRKGRGSDNLADWISATTSEGDDDTEDGRDVSNRSSDELRKSRMGYSNEGSFNETDFYTDQMHTLQTSIPTPPANFRLRDDHLSGSSIKAPRSSFFSLSSFRSKGSDSKLR from the exons ATGGAGTTTGATACGCCTCTTGATTATGCGGCGTTTCAGCTGTCGCCGAAACATTCGAG ATGTGAGTTGTTTGTGTCTAGTAACGGGAACGTTGAAAAGCTTGCGTCGGGTTTAGTGAAGCCGTTCGTGACTCATTTAAAGGTTGTAGAGGAACAAGTTGCGTCGTCGGTTCAGTCTATAAAGCTTGAAGTGGATAAACGTAAAAATGCTGACTCGTGGTTCACTAAGGGAACGCTAGAGAG GTTTGTGCGGTTTGTTAGTACACCGGAAATTGTAGAGCTAGTGATCACCGTTGATGCTGAGATGTCTCAACTAGAAGCAGCTCGGAAAATATATTCTCAGGGATCGTCTGATAGCAACTTAG GTGATGGTAGATCAAGCACAGCAGCAAGAGCTGATGCTACAAA GAAGGAACTTTTGAGGGCATTCGATGTAAGGCTGAAAGCCGTAAAGCAGGACTTGGATACAGCTTGTGCTCGAGCGGCTGCTGCTGGTTTTAACCGCGATACTGTAACCGACCTGCAGTTGTTTGCTGAGCGGTTTGGTGCCGCTCGCCTGAA TGAAGCTTGCTGTAAATACCTATCACTTTATGAAAGATGGCCTGATCTGTTCAAGCACTCGGTTAAATCCAGCTTCGGAGATCGAGATCAAGCCGCTATTCGGGGATCTTACAGCTCGGACATGTCGATTGACGATGAGTCGCCGTCTAGGACCGCCACGTCCCCCGCCCCGACTGCCGCCTCCACTTCTCAGCCGCCCTCAACCACATTCCCTTTACGACCGACAGGAAAAGATGAAATGGTTTCCGACaaccaaaaaataaataaagaagaTGACGGTAGCGGTGGGGTCGAGGAACCGTTGGCTCAGACCGCCCCGCAGCCGTCTTCTAGACGGCTCAGTGTGCAAGATCGGATTAATCTTTTTGAAAACAAGCAGAAAGAGGTTGGTGGTTCGGCCACTGGGAGTGGCGGCAAACCACCAGCAGCTGTTGCTAAGCCCGATCTTCGTCGGCTTTCGTCTGATGTTTCACAATCAAATGCGAGCGTTTTGAGACGATGGAGTGGTGCTAGTGATATGAGCATTGATTTGAGCGGTGAAAAGAAGGAAATCAACAGCCCGAAACCGCCTTCGAACGAGACTCCCGTTGAGGTCCAAAAAAGTCAATCTGTTGAGGTCAACAAGAGTCAACCTGATTTGAAAGCTGTTGGGCCCGAAGAATCTGTTGGTTCTAACCAACCGACTTCCACTTTGGAAAAGACACAGTCTTCCTCATCGTTATCGAAACCCGAAGACGATTCGTTGGAGGTGCGGTTAAAACCGCATACACAGGTCAAGCCTTTTCAAGGTGGTAATCAGGAAGATTTTGAGCCGGATTCGAAACCGATGACGTTAAAGGCTCCGTCAAAGAGAGTTGGTTCCGGGTCAAAAATCCAAGAAGCTGTAGCTGCTTCTCAGCATAGAGGGCTCGAGATCGGTTCATTACGTGCCCAAACCCGGCCAAGTTATTCAACCGAAACCAAGGAAATAGACCCGAAAGATTACATACCAACAGAGAAACAGTTCGGTGACTCCGGGTCACAAAAAACGAAGGTCCAAAAGAATATTCCGAGAGATGAAAGCCGATACGTTGATGAGTATAGTAACAGTAAGACACCAACATCTGGGAAATTTGTTGTGGGGTCCGGGTCAATGCCGTTGGAACCTAACGTTGACCAAGTCAATAAGTCAAGGCCGTTAAAAGGGAATCAAGAACTGAATGACGAGCTTAAACTGAAAGCGAACGAGCTAGAAAAGCTTTTTGCAGAGCATAAACTTAGAGCTCCAAAGCTTCCGGAAGAACCTGTTCCGGAACCGAAAACCGAACTTAAACCAGATGATCAGAATCACAGAACCCCACTTCAGAGAAGCTTTTCTGACGCTTCACGAGGAAAATTTTACAACAGTTACATGAAGAAACGAGACGAACGATTAAAGGAACAATGGGGGTCTAATAAAGCCGAAAAAGAAGCTAGAATGAAAGCTCTGCAAGATTCGCTCGAGCAAAGTAGTGCGCAAATGAAGACGAAACTTTCGTGGTCTACAGGTACACAAGATCCCGTTTCTAGTGCGCGTAGACGCGCTGAAAGATTACGGTCGTTTAACGCCCGATCGGCTATCAAACGAGATCAACCGTTAGATTTCGGGCAgcttgaagatgatgaagatttaTCAGAATTTTCGGAACTAAAGCTTTCCAGCAACGGTGTTTCCAGAGGTAAAAAACCGTTACTGAACAAAAGTACATCCACATCTACACCGCGGACCCCGGTTCCACGATCGAGCTCGAAAATCGCCTCAGGTTCCGGGAAACGAAGGGCACAATCGGAAAATCCTCTTGCGCAATCTGTCCCGAACTTTTCGGATTTGAGAAAAGAAGATGCGAAACCGTATTCTGTTGCCGGAAAAGCAACCGCGCGTTCTCAGATGAGAAACCATACGCGTAGAGGTAGCAATGACGAGACGCCAGCTGTCAAGGAAGAGAAACAGGGGCGGCCACCTGTCAATTTAACGCcgttaaaatttgaaaaagaacAGAGTGAAGGTGTTTATaaaaaaacgtttcataagaggaATAACAGCATTGGCGGAAAAATGAAGGTGCCGTTAGTGTCGAAAGATTATGAGGAAGATGATGTGGAAAACGAGTTTGATGATGTCATTAACGAAGGTGTTTATAAAAAAACGTTTCACAAGAGGAATAACAGCTTTGGTGGGAAAATGAAGGTGCCGTTAGTGTCGAAATACGAGGAAGATGATGTGGAAAACGAGTTTGATGATGTCATGGAAACAGAAGCTTCGCAAGATGTAGTAAACGAGAGTCTGTCAAACTCCGAATCTGGAAATGGACAAACGGACCCCACTTTGGCAACCGAAATACTTGCTGCGCAAGATTTACCCGGTGAAAGCCCGATGTCATGGAACTCCCAACTCCATTATCCGTTTTCGTATACTAACGAGACTTCCGATAACGATGCTTCTGTTGAATCGTGGAATCTAAGTTCAACGGAATCAGATGTTGCTCGTATGAGGAAGAAATGGGGAAGCGCGCAAAAGAATATTCTTCTTGCTAATTCGTCTTCTGGTGTTCAATCTCGCAAGGATATGACAAAGGGGTTTAAACGGTTATTAAAATTCGGGAGAAAAGGTCGCGGGTCCGATAATTTGGCTGATTGGATTTCCGCTACTACTTCTGAAGGAGACGATGACACAGAAGACGGTAGAGACGTTTCTAATCGGTCTTCAGACGAGCTTAGAAAATCGAGAATGGGATATTCGAACGAAGGTAGCTTCAATGAAACAGATTTTTATACTGATCAAA TGCATACATTGCAGACCTCAATCCCTACACCACCGGCAAATTTCCGACTGAGGGATGATCACCTTTCTGGAAGCTCTATCAAAG CGCCTCGGTCATCATTCTTCTCGTTGTCATCATTCAGGAGCAAGGGAAGCGACTCGAAGCTGAGATGA
- the LOC110886435 gene encoding uncharacterized protein LOC110886435 isoform X2 yields MEFDTPLDYAAFQLSPKHSRCELFVSSNGNVEKLASGLVKPFVTHLKVVEEQVASSVQSIKLEVDKRKNADSWFTKGTLERFVRFVSTPEIVELVITVDAEMSQLEAARKIYSQGSSDSNLGDGRSSTAARADATKKELLRAFDVRLKAVKQDLDTACARAAAAGFNRDTVTDLQLFAERFGAARLNEACCKYLSLYERWPDLFKHSVKSSFGDRDQAAIRGSYSSDMSIDDESPSRTATSPAPTAASTSQPPSTTFPLRPTGKDEMVSDNQKINKEDDGSGGVEEPLAQTAPQPSSRRLSVQDRINLFENKQKEVGGSATGSGGKPPAAVAKPDLRRLSSDVSQSNASVLRRWSGASDMSIDLSGEKKEINSPKPPSNETPVEVQKSQSVEVNKSQPDLKAVGPEESVGSNQPTSTLEKTQSSSSLSKPEDDSLEVRLKPHTQVKPFQGGNQEDFEPDSKPMTLKAPSKRVGSGSKIQEAVAASQHRGLEIGSLRAQTRPSYSTETKEIDPKDYIPTEKQFGDSGSQKTKVQKNIPRDESRYVDEYSNSKTPTSGKFVVGSGSMPLEPNVDQVNKSRPLKGNQELNDELKLKANELEKLFAEHKLRAPKLPEEPVPEPKTELKPDDQNHRTPLQRSFSDASRGKFYNSYMKKRDERLKEQWGSNKAEKEARMKALQDSLEQSSAQMKTKLSWSTGTQDPVSSARRRAERLRSFNARSAIKRDQPLDFGQLEDDEDLSEFSELKLSSNGVSRGKKPLLNKSTSTSTPRTPVPRSSSKIASGSGKRRAQSENPLAQSVPNFSDLRKEDAKPYSVAGKATARSQMRNHTRRGSNDETPAVKEEKQGRPPVNLTPLKFEKEQSEGVYKKTFHKRNNSIGGKMKVPLVSKDYEEDDVENEFDDVINEGVYKKTFHKRNNSFGGKMKVPLVSKYEEDDVENEFDDVMETEASQDVVNESLSNSESGNGQTDPTLATEILAAQDLPGESPMSWNSQLHYPFSYTNETSDNDASVESWNLSSTESDVARMRKKWGSAQKNILLANSSSGVQSRKDMTKGFKRLLKFGRKGRGSDNLADWISATTSEGDDDTEDGRDVSNRSSDELRKSRMGYSNEGSFNETDFYTDQNLNPYTTGKFPTEG; encoded by the exons ATGGAGTTTGATACGCCTCTTGATTATGCGGCGTTTCAGCTGTCGCCGAAACATTCGAG ATGTGAGTTGTTTGTGTCTAGTAACGGGAACGTTGAAAAGCTTGCGTCGGGTTTAGTGAAGCCGTTCGTGACTCATTTAAAGGTTGTAGAGGAACAAGTTGCGTCGTCGGTTCAGTCTATAAAGCTTGAAGTGGATAAACGTAAAAATGCTGACTCGTGGTTCACTAAGGGAACGCTAGAGAG GTTTGTGCGGTTTGTTAGTACACCGGAAATTGTAGAGCTAGTGATCACCGTTGATGCTGAGATGTCTCAACTAGAAGCAGCTCGGAAAATATATTCTCAGGGATCGTCTGATAGCAACTTAG GTGATGGTAGATCAAGCACAGCAGCAAGAGCTGATGCTACAAA GAAGGAACTTTTGAGGGCATTCGATGTAAGGCTGAAAGCCGTAAAGCAGGACTTGGATACAGCTTGTGCTCGAGCGGCTGCTGCTGGTTTTAACCGCGATACTGTAACCGACCTGCAGTTGTTTGCTGAGCGGTTTGGTGCCGCTCGCCTGAA TGAAGCTTGCTGTAAATACCTATCACTTTATGAAAGATGGCCTGATCTGTTCAAGCACTCGGTTAAATCCAGCTTCGGAGATCGAGATCAAGCCGCTATTCGGGGATCTTACAGCTCGGACATGTCGATTGACGATGAGTCGCCGTCTAGGACCGCCACGTCCCCCGCCCCGACTGCCGCCTCCACTTCTCAGCCGCCCTCAACCACATTCCCTTTACGACCGACAGGAAAAGATGAAATGGTTTCCGACaaccaaaaaataaataaagaagaTGACGGTAGCGGTGGGGTCGAGGAACCGTTGGCTCAGACCGCCCCGCAGCCGTCTTCTAGACGGCTCAGTGTGCAAGATCGGATTAATCTTTTTGAAAACAAGCAGAAAGAGGTTGGTGGTTCGGCCACTGGGAGTGGCGGCAAACCACCAGCAGCTGTTGCTAAGCCCGATCTTCGTCGGCTTTCGTCTGATGTTTCACAATCAAATGCGAGCGTTTTGAGACGATGGAGTGGTGCTAGTGATATGAGCATTGATTTGAGCGGTGAAAAGAAGGAAATCAACAGCCCGAAACCGCCTTCGAACGAGACTCCCGTTGAGGTCCAAAAAAGTCAATCTGTTGAGGTCAACAAGAGTCAACCTGATTTGAAAGCTGTTGGGCCCGAAGAATCTGTTGGTTCTAACCAACCGACTTCCACTTTGGAAAAGACACAGTCTTCCTCATCGTTATCGAAACCCGAAGACGATTCGTTGGAGGTGCGGTTAAAACCGCATACACAGGTCAAGCCTTTTCAAGGTGGTAATCAGGAAGATTTTGAGCCGGATTCGAAACCGATGACGTTAAAGGCTCCGTCAAAGAGAGTTGGTTCCGGGTCAAAAATCCAAGAAGCTGTAGCTGCTTCTCAGCATAGAGGGCTCGAGATCGGTTCATTACGTGCCCAAACCCGGCCAAGTTATTCAACCGAAACCAAGGAAATAGACCCGAAAGATTACATACCAACAGAGAAACAGTTCGGTGACTCCGGGTCACAAAAAACGAAGGTCCAAAAGAATATTCCGAGAGATGAAAGCCGATACGTTGATGAGTATAGTAACAGTAAGACACCAACATCTGGGAAATTTGTTGTGGGGTCCGGGTCAATGCCGTTGGAACCTAACGTTGACCAAGTCAATAAGTCAAGGCCGTTAAAAGGGAATCAAGAACTGAATGACGAGCTTAAACTGAAAGCGAACGAGCTAGAAAAGCTTTTTGCAGAGCATAAACTTAGAGCTCCAAAGCTTCCGGAAGAACCTGTTCCGGAACCGAAAACCGAACTTAAACCAGATGATCAGAATCACAGAACCCCACTTCAGAGAAGCTTTTCTGACGCTTCACGAGGAAAATTTTACAACAGTTACATGAAGAAACGAGACGAACGATTAAAGGAACAATGGGGGTCTAATAAAGCCGAAAAAGAAGCTAGAATGAAAGCTCTGCAAGATTCGCTCGAGCAAAGTAGTGCGCAAATGAAGACGAAACTTTCGTGGTCTACAGGTACACAAGATCCCGTTTCTAGTGCGCGTAGACGCGCTGAAAGATTACGGTCGTTTAACGCCCGATCGGCTATCAAACGAGATCAACCGTTAGATTTCGGGCAgcttgaagatgatgaagatttaTCAGAATTTTCGGAACTAAAGCTTTCCAGCAACGGTGTTTCCAGAGGTAAAAAACCGTTACTGAACAAAAGTACATCCACATCTACACCGCGGACCCCGGTTCCACGATCGAGCTCGAAAATCGCCTCAGGTTCCGGGAAACGAAGGGCACAATCGGAAAATCCTCTTGCGCAATCTGTCCCGAACTTTTCGGATTTGAGAAAAGAAGATGCGAAACCGTATTCTGTTGCCGGAAAAGCAACCGCGCGTTCTCAGATGAGAAACCATACGCGTAGAGGTAGCAATGACGAGACGCCAGCTGTCAAGGAAGAGAAACAGGGGCGGCCACCTGTCAATTTAACGCcgttaaaatttgaaaaagaacAGAGTGAAGGTGTTTATaaaaaaacgtttcataagaggaATAACAGCATTGGCGGAAAAATGAAGGTGCCGTTAGTGTCGAAAGATTATGAGGAAGATGATGTGGAAAACGAGTTTGATGATGTCATTAACGAAGGTGTTTATAAAAAAACGTTTCACAAGAGGAATAACAGCTTTGGTGGGAAAATGAAGGTGCCGTTAGTGTCGAAATACGAGGAAGATGATGTGGAAAACGAGTTTGATGATGTCATGGAAACAGAAGCTTCGCAAGATGTAGTAAACGAGAGTCTGTCAAACTCCGAATCTGGAAATGGACAAACGGACCCCACTTTGGCAACCGAAATACTTGCTGCGCAAGATTTACCCGGTGAAAGCCCGATGTCATGGAACTCCCAACTCCATTATCCGTTTTCGTATACTAACGAGACTTCCGATAACGATGCTTCTGTTGAATCGTGGAATCTAAGTTCAACGGAATCAGATGTTGCTCGTATGAGGAAGAAATGGGGAAGCGCGCAAAAGAATATTCTTCTTGCTAATTCGTCTTCTGGTGTTCAATCTCGCAAGGATATGACAAAGGGGTTTAAACGGTTATTAAAATTCGGGAGAAAAGGTCGCGGGTCCGATAATTTGGCTGATTGGATTTCCGCTACTACTTCTGAAGGAGACGATGACACAGAAGACGGTAGAGACGTTTCTAATCGGTCTTCAGACGAGCTTAGAAAATCGAGAATGGGATATTCGAACGAAGGTAGCTTCAATGAAACAGATTTTTATACTGATCAAA ACCTCAATCCCTACACCACCGGCAAATTTCCGACTGAGGGATGA